TGGATACGAGCGGGTGTTCACCGCCGAGGTCGCCGGGGTGCGGCTGCGGGCCCCGATGCTGCACATCCACACCGTTGCCGCCGGAGGCGGCTCGATCCTGCACTTCGACGGCAGCCGGTATCGGGTGGGTCCGGAATCCGCGGGCGCCGATCCGGGACCGGCCTGCTACCGGCGCGGCGGGCCGCTGACCGTCACCGACGCCAATGTGATGCTGGGACGCATTCAACCGGCGCACTTTCCGGCGGTGTTCGGACCCGATGGCGATCAACCGCTGGATGCCGCGACGGTGCGACAGGCCTTCACCCGGCTTTCTGCCGAAATCCGTTCGGCCACCGCTGATGACCGCAGCCCGGAGCAGGTGGCCGAGGGGTTCCTGCGCATCGCGGTGGCGAACATGGCCAACGCGGTCAAGACGATCTCGGTGGCCAAGGGCCACGACATCACCCGCTACGCGCTGACCACCTTCGGCGGCGCCGGTGGACAGCACGCCTGCGCGGTCGCCGACGAACTGAGCATCCGCACCGTGCTGGTGCCACCGATGGCCGGTGTGCTGTCCGCCCTGGGCATCGGGTTGGCCGACACCACCGTCATGCGGGAGCAGGCGATAGAGGCCCGGCTCGAATCCGATGCCACCGACCTGGTGCGGGTAGCCGACGAGCTCGAGCAGCGGGCCCGCGCCGAGCTTGCCGCCCAAGACGTTCCGGCCGGCCGGATGCGGGTGGTGCGTCGGGTTCACCTGCGCTACCAGGGCACCGACACGTCGATACCGGTCGAGCTCGGCGACGTCGGCCAGATGAGGACGGCATTCGAAGCCATCCACCGCGGCATGTATTCGTTCTTGATGGACCGTCCGCTGATCGCCGAAGCGGTCGCGGTCGAAGCCACCGGGCTCACCGAACAACCCGACCTGACAGGCATTGCCGAGATCGCACCGCCGGGAACCGAAGCAGTTCGCCTCTACACCGGCGGCCGCTGGCGCGAGGCCCCGCTGCGCCGCCGGGAATCGCTCACCCAGGCCGACCTGGTGACCGGGCCGGCCATCATCGCCGAGGACAACGCGACCACCGTCGTCGACGACGGCTGGCAGGCCGGTCTGACCGCCGACGGGCAGCTGGTGCTGAGGCGAACGACCGCGGCCGCACCGGTGGATGCCGGCACCGATGCCGATCCGGTGCTGCTGGAGATCTTCAACAACCTGTTCATGGCCATCGCCGAGCAGATGGGCACCCGACTGGAAGCCACCGCTCAATCGGTGAACATCCGTGAGCGGCTGGACTTCTCCTGCGCACTGTTCGACGCGGACGGCAACCTGGTCGCCAACGCACCGCACATCCCCGTACATCTGGGGTCGATGGGCGCCACCGTCAAGGAGGTGATCGCCCGGCGGGCCGGGCAGATGCGGCCCGGCCAGGTCTACGCGGTCAACGATCCCTACCACGGTGGTACGCACCTGCCGGACATCACCGTCGTCACCCCGGTCTACCCCGACTCGGCGAAACCGGGCGACCCGGTGTTGTTCTTCGTGGCGTCCCGGGGCCACCACGCCGAAATCGGCGGGACCACACCGGGCTCCATGCCCGCGGACAGTCGCACCGTCGAGGAGGAAGGCGCCCTGTTCGATAATTGGCTGCTGGTCGACGACGGACGGTTGCGCGAAGCGCAGACCCGATCACTGCTCACCGGAGGCCGGTTCCCCTCGCGCAGCCCCGATACGAATCTCGCGGACCTGCGAGCTCAGATCGCCGCCAACCAGAAGGGGATCGACGAGATCCAGGCCATGATCGCCCATTTCGGGCTGGATGTGGTGCAGGCCTACATGCGCCACGTCCAGGACAACGCCGAGGAGGCGGTGCGACGCGTCATCGATTCCCTCGACGACGGCCAGTACCGCTATGTGATGGATTCCGGGGCGACGATCGCTGTGCGGGTGACCGTCGACCGGGACGCGCGGAGCGCCACCATCGACTTCGACGGAACCTCGCCGCAGCTGGCAACGAACTTCAACGCGCCGTCGTCGGTGGCCACCGCCGCGGTGCTCTATGTGTTCCGCACCCTGGTGGAAGACGACATCCCGATCAACGACGGCTGTCTGCGGCCGCTGCAGATCGCCATCCCGGAGGCGACGATGCTGTCACCGGGCTACCCCGCCGCGGTGGTGGCCGGCAATGTCGAGACCTCCCAGGCGATCACCGGGGCGCTGCTGGCCGCGCTGGGGGTGCAGGCGGAGGGGTCCGGGACGATGAACAACGTCACATTCGGCAACGCCGGCCACCAGTATTACGAGACGCTCGGTTCCGGCTCGGGCGCCGGTGACGGGTTCGACGGCGCCTGCGTGGTGCAGACCCACATGACCAACTCCCGGCTGACCGACCCCGAGGTGCTGGAGATGCGCTTCCCGGTGTTGGTGCGGGAGTTCACGATCCGGCGCGGTAGCGGCGGGTCCGGTCGCTGGCGCGGCGGCGACGGCGGGGTGCGGCGGATCGAGTTCCGCGAGCCGATGACGGTCAGCGTCCTGTCCGGACATCGGGCTGTCGCCCCGTACGGAATGGCCGGCGGATCGCCCGGGGCACTCGGACACAACCGGGTGGAGCGTGCCGACGGCGCCGTGACCGAACTGGCCGGTTGCGACTCCACCGACGTGGCGCCCGGCGACACCCTGGTGATCGAAACTCCCGGCGGCGGCGGGTATGGCGAAGCTGTCTGAACGGCGTTAATCTCACGCGATGCGCGACCAGTGGAGCCGACGCGGCTTCTTCGGCCTGTGCGGCACAGCCGGAGCCGCAGCGCTGTCGGCGGCCTGCACATCCGAACGCCACGATGACCGCGGCGCCCCGGGACCGGTGACCATAGCGCACCTCTTCGGCGAGACGACCGTCGGCGAACCACCCAAGCGGGTGGTCTGTGCGGGCTACACCGGGCAGGACGACCTGCTGGCGCTGGGCGTCGTACCGATCGCCGTCACCGCCTGGTTCGGCGACCAACCGTACGCGGTCTGGCCCTGGGCGCAGCAGCGCCTCGGTCCCGCCAAACCGGCGGTGTTGGACTTGGACAACGGGATTGCGGTCAAGCAGATCGCTGACCTCAAGCCGGACCTGATCATCGCGACGAACGCCGGGGTGGACGCCGAGACCTATCAGAAGCTGTCGGCGATCGCGCCGACCGTGCCGCAGTCCGGCGGCGAAGCATTCTTCGAGCCGTGGAAGACCCAGGCCACCGCCATCGGCAAGGCGGTGCACCAGCCTCAGCAGATGCGGTCGCTCATCGACGGCGTCGACGCCAAGTTCGCCGACGTGGCCGCCGCGCATCCCGACTTCACCGGCAAGAAGGCGCTGCTGCTGGCGGGCCGCCGCGAGGGCGGCCCTGAGCACGGCTTCGTCGCCGCCGCCACCGGTTGGCGCACCGAGTTTCTCGCCCAGATGGGATTGACCGTCGCCGACGTCCCGGCGGTCATCGAGCACGACCGGATCGGTTCCACCCTCGGCGGCGCCGACGTGCTGATCTGGACCACCGAAAGCGACGACGAACGCCGGGCACTGCTGGACGATCCCGACATCGCCGCCTTCGAGTCGCGGAGCGTCTTCACCACCAAGGATCAGGCCGGGGCGATCGCCTTCGCCTCCCCGCTGAGCTACCCGCTGGTGGCCGAGCAGCTGCCCGGGCCGATCGCCGGAATCGTCGGGTAGGGACCCAACTCTGCGCGTTTGGTAAGGCCCCTCTGGCATAGCCCGCAGAAGTGTGGCCTGGATCACTTTGCACGGCTACGGTCGGGGGTATGGGCGCGACACTGGCTTTCCCTGATCTCCCCAAGACCGACAGATTCCTCGACTACGGCGACTGCGCGCTGCTGTTGCAGTTCGAGCACACCGCCGAGGTACTGGCATGGACCGCGGCCCTGAACGCCGCGGCACTGCCCGGCGTGCTCGACATCGTGCCGGCGTCCCGCACCGTATTGGTGAAGCTGGCCGCACCCGGCCACCAGAACGACGTCCGGCGCCGGCTGACCAAGCTGAGCGTCGAACCGCAGGAGATCGAGACCACCGCGCGCGACGCTGCCGTCGACGTGGTGATCGACGTGGTCTATGACGGCCCGGACCTCGCCGAGGTGGCCGAGCGCACCGGCTTGACCGTCGCGCAGGTGATCAACGCCCACACCGCAACGCCCTGGCGAGTCGGCTTCGGCGGTTCCACTCCTGGTTTCGCCTACCTGATCGGCGGCGACCCGCGGCTGCAGGTGCCCCGCCGGGCCGAATTGCGCGACGCCGTCCCGGCCGGTTCGGTGGCGCTCGCCGGCCAGTTCAGTGGCATCTACCCGCGCCAGTGGCCGGGCGGCTGGCAGCTGATCGGGCGCACCGACGCGGTGCTGTGGGATCTGGGGCGGCCCGACCCGGCGCTGCTCACACCGGGCCTGACGGTGCAATTCCGGGCCGCGTGACGGTGGCGGGAATCGGGAACGGGAGGATGACATGACCACGTTGGAGGTACTGCGCACCGGCCCACTGGCTCTGGTCGAGGACCTCGGTCGGGCCGGGCTGGGCCATCTGGGCGTCACCCGGTCCGGGGCCGCCGACCGTAGGTCGCACACACTGGCCAACCGTCTGCTGGCCAATCCCGACGACCGGGCCACCGTCGAGGTGGCGTTCGGCGGATTTTCCGCGCGGGTCCGCGGCGGCGACGTCGACATCGCGGTCACCGGCGCCGACACCGACCCGGAAGTCGACGGAGTCTCGTTCGGCACCAACAGTATCCAGCGCGTCCACGACGGCCAGGTGATCTCGCTGGGCACACCCCGGTCGGGTCTGCGAACCTATCTGGCGGTGCGCGGGGGCATCGAGGTCACGCCGGTGCTGGGCTCACGCAGCTACGACGTGATGGCCGCGATCGGGCCGGCGCCGTTGCGCGACGGCGACGTGCTGCAGGTCGGCGAACCGACCGGTGACTATCCCGAGATCGACCAGGCGCCGGTGGCGACGATCCCCGACGACGTCGTAGAACTGCGGGTGACGCCCGGGCCGCGCGACGACTGGTTCGTCGACCCCGACATCATGGTGCGCACCAACTGGCTGGTCACCAACCACAGCGACCGGGTCGGGATGCGGCTGGTCGGGATGCCACTGGAATACCGCTGGCCGGGCCGGCAGTTGCCGGCCGAGGGCGCCGACCGCGGCGCGATCCAGGTTCTGCCGAACGGGTTTCCGATCATCCTCGGCCCCGACCACCCGGTGACCGGCGCCTATCCGGTGGTCGGTGTGGTGGTCGAGGAGGACGTCGACACCTTGGCCCAGGTCAAGCCCGGTCAGACCGTACGGATGCACTGGTCGCGGCCGCGTCGGCACTCCTCCGACCACTCCACCTGGTAGGCCGGCGGGTGCCCGGCAAGGTAAACACCGCCCGCCTGATCCACACCTCCGATCTGGACGACGAGACCCGCCGCGGCGCCCATCAGCTGGTCATCGAGGCCTATGGGGATGCGTTCTCCGACGCCGACTGGCAGCACGCACTCGGCGGGATGCACGCGCTGATCTGGCACCGCGGCGCCCTGATCGCCCACGGCTCGGTGATCCGGCGCCAGCTGCTCTACCAGGGCCGATCCCTACGCTGCGGCTACGTCGAAGCCGTCGCCGTCCGGGAGGACCACCGCGGACGAGGGCTGGCCACCGCGGTCCTGGACGCCTGCGAACAGGTGATCCGGGGTGCCTTCGAGCTCGGTGCGCTCAGTTCGGCCGACATCAGTCGCCGGCTCTACACCGCGCGGGGCTGGCTACCGTGGCGCGGGCCGACCTCCGTGCTGTCCCCGACCGGGCCGGTCCGCACCCCGGAGGCGGACGGCACGGTCTTCGTGATGCCGGTTGACCTGGGGTTGGATACCACCGCCGAGCTGGCCTGCGACTGGCGCGAGGGCGACGTCTGGTAGGCCGGGTGTTTCCACCCGTCGCGGCGCTCACAGCAAACGCGACACTTCACGCCAGCCGGTGGGCAGGCACACGACGTATTCTGTCCCGCTGGACACCAACACGGGAGACCCCATGCTCTTTGAGTTCTGGCACAACTTCACCCATAACCTCTTCAAGCCGCTGCTCCTCTTTTTCTACCTGGGTTTCCTGATCCCCCTGCTGAAGGTTCAATTCGAATTTCCCTACGTTCTGTATCAGGGCTTGACGTTGTACCTGCTGCTGGCGATCGGCTGGCGGGGCGGCGAGGAGCTCGCCACCATCGACGCATCGAGCATCGGCGGAGTACTCGGTTTCATCGTGCTGGGGTTCTTCACCAACCTCACGATCGGATTCGTCGCCTATGCACTGTTGACCCGGATGACCAAGATGCGACGTATCGACCGAGCCACGGTGGCCGGCTATTACGGGTCGGATTCGGCGGGCACGTTCGCCACCTGTCTGGGCGTGCTGGCGGCGTTGGACATCGCGTTCGACGCCTACATGCCGGTGATGCTGGCCATCATGGAGATCCCGGGGTGCATCGTGGCGCTGCTCCTGGTGGCGCGGCTACGGGAGCGCGGAATGGACCCGCTGGGCAACATGCCCGACGAGCCCGGGTACAACCCCAAGGCGCGCCTGGAGCTGGTCACCGCCGCCCAGCTGGGCGCACAGCATCCCCAGACCCGGCGTCAGTTAGAGGTCGAAGACGAGCTGGAGATGTCGCTGGAGAAGCGCGAACATCCCGAACCGGTCGCCGTCGAGCCGGTGGTGACGGCGGCGGCGCCGGTCAGCGCACCCCTGCTGCGTGAAGTACTGCTCAACCCGGGGCTGTACCTGCTCTTCGGTGGAGTCATCATCGGCTTCTTCGGCCGCCTGCAGGGTGCCTCGGTCATCGAGGACGGCGACCACGTCTTCGTCACGGCGTTCCAGGGCATGCTGTGCCTGTTCCTGCTCGAGATGGGCATGACGGCGTCGCGCAAACTCAAGGACCTGCGGACCGCGGGCCGTGGATTGATCGCATTCGGGTTGCTGGCCCCGAATATCTTTGCCACAGCGGGGATTTTCATCATCCACACCTACTCGCAAGTCACCGGGATCCACTTCGAGACGGGCAGCTACGTACTGTTCGCCGTGCTCTGCGGCGCGGCGTCGTATATCGCCGTTCCCGCGGTGCAGCGAATCGCGATCCCGGAGGCCAGTCCGACGGTGCCGCTCGCCTCATCATTGGGCCTGACGTTCACCTACAACGTGACCATCGGCATTCCGCTGTATCTTCAGATCACTCACGCTGTCAACAGCTGGCTACCAATCAGCTGACCGGGCAGAGGATTTCCTGACCGGCCGCGATCAATCTCGTTATGCCGGTGTGAAATCGGCTGCGCGCACATGCACTACGTGACGTTGCCCACACCGTGAACGGTTCCGGGCCGGGCGGCGTGTACCAGTAGGGCTGCACTCCAAGGCATTTACAGCTTCCACACCGCAACTTGCCAGTTCACATCGGTATGTTCGCACCGCGGCCCACCGCGCCGAGCCAACCCGGCGCGACGGTGGCTCAGAGCACGAGGAGTTTTCAATGACGCCCACCCATCTCAGCGAATTCGACCCAGAGGACCGCGCGGCTTGGGAGAACGGCAACAAAGCCATCGCCCGACGCAACCTGATCTGGTCCACGGCAACCATGCACGTCGCGTTCTCCATCTGGTCGCTGTGGTCGGTGGTCGTGCTGTTCATGCCCGAATCGGTCTACGGCATCAAACCGGGTGACAAGCTGCTGCTCGCGGCGGTCGCCACCCTGGTCGGTGCGTGTGTGCGGATACCGTACGTGGCGGCCACCGCCAAGTTCGGTGGCCGCGACTGGGCGGTGTCCTCATCGCTGATTCTGCTGATACCCACCGTCGGGACCCTGTTATTGCTGGTCAACCCCGGTCAGCCGCTGTGGATGTATCTGGTGTGTGCGGCCCTGACCGGGCTGGGCGGCGGCAACTACGCGGCGTCGCTGGCCAATGTCGACGCCTTCTACCCGCAACGCCTCAAGGGCGTCGCACTGGGACTCTGCGGCGGTATCGGCAACCTCGGGGTGGCGGCCATCCAGCTGGTCGGACTGTTGGTGCTCGCCACCGTCGGCAACACCAAGCCCGAGCTGGTCTGCGGTGTCTACCTGGTGCTGCTCGCCCTGGTCGGCATCGGCGCAGCCCTGCGCATGGACAACCTCGACCACGGTGCGAAAGAGGTGGGCAGCATCCGATCGATCCTGTCGGTCCCCGACAGTTGGGTCATCTCGATGCTGTACTGCGCCGCGTTCGGGTCGTTCATCGGCTTCGCGTTCGCCTTCGCGCAGGTGCTGCACGTCACTTTCGAGGAGACCGGCCACAGTCCCGCGGAGGCCTCGCTGTATGCCGCCCGAATCGCCTTCCTGGGGCCACTGTTGGGCGCCTTGGCGCGCATCTACGGGGGCCGGGTGGCCGATCGCCGCGGAGGCGGACGTGTCACGTTCGTCGTCTTCGCCGGAATGATCCTGGCCGCCGCCCTACTGGCCCTCACAAGTACGTTCGACGACCGCACCCCCGGCACGGTCACCTCCACCACCGTCATGCTCTACATCGCCGGATTCATGGCGCTGTTCATCCTGGCCGGTATGGGCAACGGCTCGGTGCTGAAGATGATCCCCTCGATCTTCGAGGCCCGCAGCCGGTCGCTGGACTGCAGCGAAGCCGAGCGCCGGCACTGGGCGCGTTCGCATTCCGGAGCATTGATCGGGTTCGCCACCGCGGTCGGCGCGCTGGGCGGGGTCGCCATCAACCTGACGTTGCGGCAGGCCTATGCCAGCACGGGCACCGAGACGCCGGCCTTCTGGATCTTCCTCACGACGTATTGCGCTGCAGCGGCTTTGACCTGGGTGATGTACGTTCGCCGGCCGCCGCGGGTGCGGGGCGGCACGAGCCCGCGGGCCCCGCGTGACGCCGAAACCGTGCCGGTGTGAGCTGAATCGCTGCCCCACCGGGCAACGGATTGGAAATCGGTCGGTAACACCGTTGAAATCGGCTGCCGCTAAACCTTATACATGAGCACCGTTCAAGCGGCCGGTCACCTCATCACGATTGAGGACGGTCGGGTCTTCGTGGACGGGATGATCAAGCCGGTGTCTCCCGCCGGCCTGGCCACCCTGCGGGCGCTGGCGCACCGCCCGGGCAGCGTCGTGCCACGAGACACGTTGCTGCGGGCCCTGCCCGGACGGGACAACAGCTCACATGCGGTGGACACCGCGGTGCTTCGGCTGCGAACCGCGTTGGGCGACAGCCAGATCGTCGCCACCGTGGTTAAGCGGGGATACCGGCTTGCGGTCGACGACCAACCGGGGGCCGCATGATCCCCATCCTGGTCGCACACGGCACCCGCCGGCCCGAGGGCATCGTCATGATCGGCGAACTCGCCGAGCGGGTGGGCGCGCTGCTGGCTCAGCCGGTGCGGGTGGCCTTCGTCGACGTACTGGGCCCCACCCCGACGGAGGTTCTTGCCGCCGAAGCCGATACCGGCCGTCCGGCAATCGTCGTGCCGGCCTTCCTGGCCCGCGGCTATCACGTCGGGGTCGACGTACCCACACACGTGCTGGCCAGCGGACACCCGGACGTCACCATGACGCCGGCCTTGGGGCCGGACCGGAGCGTGGCCGCTGTGGTCGCCGCGCGACTGGCCGAATCAGGCTGGCGGGTCGGGGACTCGGTGGTCCTCGCCGCGGCCGGTTCGTCGGATCCGACGGCGCGCGCCGATCTGGACCAGGCCGCGCGAATGCTGTCGGGGTTTCTCGGCACGCGCGTCGAAGTGGCGTTCGCCGCCACCGGCGGGCCCACCGTCCCCGACGCGGTGGCGGCCTTGCGCAGTCAGGGCGCGACCCGGGTGGTGGTCGCCTCGTATCTGATGGCCGACGGACTGTTTCAGCGGCGCCTGCACGAGGCGGGGGCGGATCTGGTGACCGAACCACTGGGCACCCATCCCGGCCTCGCCCGGATCGTCGCCAACCGATTCATCACCGCACAGACCCGGCTGCCGTTGCGGTCAGGGCTTTTTCGCGACGGTCAGTAGTAGCGAGAATCTCCTCATCCGCCGACTCCGGCGTGGGTGTTTTCGGACCGCCTGTGAGCCGAGCGCCGCCCGCACCGCCAGCAGGTGTGAAATCACCCGAATACGGCCCGGACGTGGCGGTTTTGCCCGCTGCAACGGTGCGGACACCGATCGAGTCTCACATCCACCCCACCGGACCGTGAGCAGAAGTTCACGGGGGGGACATCAGGTGCAGCTTTGCGGTAACGAACGATTTCTACGGTTACCACATGCCTCGTTCACACGTCATCACTGATTGGGATCCCGAAGACACCGTGGCCTGGGCGGCCGGTAACGGCAAGATCGCCCGGCGGAACCTGATCTGGTCGACCATCGCCGAACACGTCGGATTTTCGATCTGGTCGATCTGGTCGGTGATGGTGCTGTTCATGCCCGAATCGGTGTACGGCTTCTCCAGCGGGGACAAATTCCTCCTCGCGGCCACCGCCACCCTGGCCGGCGGCGGGCTGCGCATCCCGTATTCGATGGCCACCGCGAAGTTCGGCGGCCGCAACTGGACGATTTTCTCCGCGCTGGTCCTGTTGATCCCGACGGTGGCGATGATGGTCCTGCTGGCCCACCCGGGGCTGCCGCTGTGGCCCTATCTGGTGTGCGCAGCCCTGACCGGTCTCGGTGGCGGCAACTTCGCCGCGTCGATGACCAACGTGAACGCGTTCTACCCGAACCGGCTCAAGGGCTCGGCACTGGCGGTCAACGCCGGTGGCGGCAACCTCGGGGTGCCGCTGATCCAGCTGGTCGGCCTGGCGGTGCTGGCCACCGTGGGCAATCGCCAGCCGCACTGGGTCTGCGCGATCTACCTGGTGTTCCTCGCGATCACCGCGATAGGCGCGGCCCTGTACATGGACAACCTGGAAAACCACAAGGTCGATCTGACCGCGATGCGCGCGATCCTGCCCGCGGCCGACACCTGGATCATCGCGCTGCTCTACATCGGGACCTTCGGCTCATTCATCGGGTACTCGTTCGCGTTCGGCCAGGTGCTTCAGATCAGCTTCGTGGGCAGCGGACAGAGCCCCGCGCAGGCGTCGCTGCACGCTGCCCAAATCGCCTTTCTCGGGCCGCTGCTGGGATCGGTGGCGCGCATCATCGGGGGCCGGATCGCCGACCGCATCGGCGGTGGCCGGGTCACCCTGGCCGCCTTCGGCGGGATGTTCGCCGCCGCGGGACTGCTCGCCGGTGTCAGCGTCATCAACGACCATCGCGCCGGCCCGACGGCCAGCTCCACCATGGTGGGCTTCGTCATCGGCTTCGTAGCGTTGTTCATCGTCTCGGGGATCGGCAATGGTTCGGTGTACAAGATGATCCCGTCGGTGTTCGAGGCCCGCAGTCACGCACTGGGTCTCAGCGAGAGCGACCGTCGGCAGTGGGCGCGAGCCATGTCGGGTGCTCTGATCGGATTCGCCGGCGCCATCGGCGCGTTCGGCGGTGTCGGTATCAATCTGGCTCTGCGCCAGTCATATCTGTCCAGCGGCTCGGCGACGGCGGCATTCTGGATCTTCCTGGCAGGCTATGTCGTCGCCGCCGGCGTGACCTGGCTGCGGTACGTGCGCAGCCCGATCCTCGTTGTCCAACCGGTCCGGGCCGCGCTGGCTCCGGCATAAGGCATCCACCACCGCAGAGGGATGCTCATGAGCCGGCCAGATCACACACCACTGAGCGGCTACCGGGTTGCGGTGACCTCGGCTCGCCGCGCCGACGAGCTCTGCACCATGCTGCGGCGCCACGGCGCCACCGTCTGCGCGGCGCCGGCGATCGCGATGATCGATCTGACCGACGACGACGAATTGCGCCGGCGCACCGAGGAATTGATAGCCGTACCGCCTGACATCCTGGTTGTGACGACCGCAATCGGCTTCCGCGGCTGGATCGCCGCCGCCGAGGGATGGGGGCTCGTCGACGATCTGATCACGGCACTGCGGTCCGCCCGCATCGTGGCACGCGGGCCGAAGGCGGTCGGCGCCCTGCGCGCAGCCGGGCTGCCCGAGGAGTGGTCGCCCGAATCCGAGTCGTCGGCCGCGATGCTGGGCTATCTATTGCAATCCGGCATCGGGGGCTGCCGAATCGCGGTCCAGTTGCACGGCTCCACCGGCGGCGGCGACCCGATTCCCGAGCTGTTGGACCAACTCCGTTCTGGGGGAGCCGACGTGCTGCCCATCAGGGTCTACCGGTGGCGTGCAGCCCGGCCGGGCGGTGAGTTCGACCAGCTGACCACCGAGATCGCCCAGCGACAATTCGACGCCGTCAGCTTCACATCGGCCGCGGCCGTGTT
This is a stretch of genomic DNA from Mycolicibacter terrae. It encodes these proteins:
- a CDS encoding hydantoinase B/oxoprolinase family protein, translated to MSGKWQFWIDRGGTFTDIVARRPDGQLVTHKLLSENPAQYRDAAVAGIRALLGVPDETPIPAGIIDAVRMGTTVATNALLERAGERTVLVITRGFGDALRIAYQNRPRIFDRHIVLPEQLYEQVIEVDERIGADGSVLRPPDLETLGDALRAAHADGIRALAVVCLHSYRNPLHERAIGALAEQLGFTQISLSCDVSPLPKLIPRGDTAVVDAYLSPVLRRYVAQVADQLGGVRLMFMQSNGGLAAADHFRGKDAILSGPAGGIVGMVRMSALAGFDSVIGFDMGGTSTDVSHYSVGSGGYERVFTAEVAGVRLRAPMLHIHTVAAGGGSILHFDGSRYRVGPESAGADPGPACYRRGGPLTVTDANVMLGRIQPAHFPAVFGPDGDQPLDAATVRQAFTRLSAEIRSATADDRSPEQVAEGFLRIAVANMANAVKTISVAKGHDITRYALTTFGGAGGQHACAVADELSIRTVLVPPMAGVLSALGIGLADTTVMREQAIEARLESDATDLVRVADELEQRARAELAAQDVPAGRMRVVRRVHLRYQGTDTSIPVELGDVGQMRTAFEAIHRGMYSFLMDRPLIAEAVAVEATGLTEQPDLTGIAEIAPPGTEAVRLYTGGRWREAPLRRRESLTQADLVTGPAIIAEDNATTVVDDGWQAGLTADGQLVLRRTTAAAPVDAGTDADPVLLEIFNNLFMAIAEQMGTRLEATAQSVNIRERLDFSCALFDADGNLVANAPHIPVHLGSMGATVKEVIARRAGQMRPGQVYAVNDPYHGGTHLPDITVVTPVYPDSAKPGDPVLFFVASRGHHAEIGGTTPGSMPADSRTVEEEGALFDNWLLVDDGRLREAQTRSLLTGGRFPSRSPDTNLADLRAQIAANQKGIDEIQAMIAHFGLDVVQAYMRHVQDNAEEAVRRVIDSLDDGQYRYVMDSGATIAVRVTVDRDARSATIDFDGTSPQLATNFNAPSSVATAAVLYVFRTLVEDDIPINDGCLRPLQIAIPEATMLSPGYPAAVVAGNVETSQAITGALLAALGVQAEGSGTMNNVTFGNAGHQYYETLGSGSGAGDGFDGACVVQTHMTNSRLTDPEVLEMRFPVLVREFTIRRGSGGSGRWRGGDGGVRRIEFREPMTVSVLSGHRAVAPYGMAGGSPGALGHNRVERADGAVTELAGCDSTDVAPGDTLVIETPGGGGYGEAV
- a CDS encoding ABC transporter substrate-binding protein, producing MRDQWSRRGFFGLCGTAGAAALSAACTSERHDDRGAPGPVTIAHLFGETTVGEPPKRVVCAGYTGQDDLLALGVVPIAVTAWFGDQPYAVWPWAQQRLGPAKPAVLDLDNGIAVKQIADLKPDLIIATNAGVDAETYQKLSAIAPTVPQSGGEAFFEPWKTQATAIGKAVHQPQQMRSLIDGVDAKFADVAAAHPDFTGKKALLLAGRREGGPEHGFVAAATGWRTEFLAQMGLTVADVPAVIEHDRIGSTLGGADVLIWTTESDDERRALLDDPDIAAFESRSVFTTKDQAGAIAFASPLSYPLVAEQLPGPIAGIVG
- a CDS encoding 5-oxoprolinase subunit B family protein — encoded protein: MGATLAFPDLPKTDRFLDYGDCALLLQFEHTAEVLAWTAALNAAALPGVLDIVPASRTVLVKLAAPGHQNDVRRRLTKLSVEPQEIETTARDAAVDVVIDVVYDGPDLAEVAERTGLTVAQVINAHTATPWRVGFGGSTPGFAYLIGGDPRLQVPRRAELRDAVPAGSVALAGQFSGIYPRQWPGGWQLIGRTDAVLWDLGRPDPALLTPGLTVQFRAA
- a CDS encoding 5-oxoprolinase/urea amidolyase family protein codes for the protein MTTLEVLRTGPLALVEDLGRAGLGHLGVTRSGAADRRSHTLANRLLANPDDRATVEVAFGGFSARVRGGDVDIAVTGADTDPEVDGVSFGTNSIQRVHDGQVISLGTPRSGLRTYLAVRGGIEVTPVLGSRSYDVMAAIGPAPLRDGDVLQVGEPTGDYPEIDQAPVATIPDDVVELRVTPGPRDDWFVDPDIMVRTNWLVTNHSDRVGMRLVGMPLEYRWPGRQLPAEGADRGAIQVLPNGFPIILGPDHPVTGAYPVVGVVVEEDVDTLAQVKPGQTVRMHWSRPRRHSSDHSTW
- a CDS encoding GNAT family N-acetyltransferase, which encodes MPGKVNTARLIHTSDLDDETRRGAHQLVIEAYGDAFSDADWQHALGGMHALIWHRGALIAHGSVIRRQLLYQGRSLRCGYVEAVAVREDHRGRGLATAVLDACEQVIRGAFELGALSSADISRRLYTARGWLPWRGPTSVLSPTGPVRTPEADGTVFVMPVDLGLDTTAELACDWREGDVW
- a CDS encoding sodium-dependent bicarbonate transport family permease, with the translated sequence MLFEFWHNFTHNLFKPLLLFFYLGFLIPLLKVQFEFPYVLYQGLTLYLLLAIGWRGGEELATIDASSIGGVLGFIVLGFFTNLTIGFVAYALLTRMTKMRRIDRATVAGYYGSDSAGTFATCLGVLAALDIAFDAYMPVMLAIMEIPGCIVALLLVARLRERGMDPLGNMPDEPGYNPKARLELVTAAQLGAQHPQTRRQLEVEDELEMSLEKREHPEPVAVEPVVTAAAPVSAPLLREVLLNPGLYLLFGGVIIGFFGRLQGASVIEDGDHVFVTAFQGMLCLFLLEMGMTASRKLKDLRTAGRGLIAFGLLAPNIFATAGIFIIHTYSQVTGIHFETGSYVLFAVLCGAASYIAVPAVQRIAIPEASPTVPLASSLGLTFTYNVTIGIPLYLQITHAVNSWLPIS
- a CDS encoding MFS transporter, producing the protein MTPTHLSEFDPEDRAAWENGNKAIARRNLIWSTATMHVAFSIWSLWSVVVLFMPESVYGIKPGDKLLLAAVATLVGACVRIPYVAATAKFGGRDWAVSSSLILLIPTVGTLLLLVNPGQPLWMYLVCAALTGLGGGNYAASLANVDAFYPQRLKGVALGLCGGIGNLGVAAIQLVGLLVLATVGNTKPELVCGVYLVLLALVGIGAALRMDNLDHGAKEVGSIRSILSVPDSWVISMLYCAAFGSFIGFAFAFAQVLHVTFEETGHSPAEASLYAARIAFLGPLLGALARIYGGRVADRRGGGRVTFVVFAGMILAAALLALTSTFDDRTPGTVTSTTVMLYIAGFMALFILAGMGNGSVLKMIPSIFEARSRSLDCSEAERRHWARSHSGALIGFATAVGALGGVAINLTLRQAYASTGTETPAFWIFLTTYCAAAALTWVMYVRRPPRVRGGTSPRAPRDAETVPV